One stretch of Pelmatolapia mariae isolate MD_Pm_ZW linkage group LG3_W, Pm_UMD_F_2, whole genome shotgun sequence DNA includes these proteins:
- the LOC134619426 gene encoding DNA damage-inducible transcript 4-like protein, translating into MVATSTLKPKSSECVSELADRRYDHGCIDAGLDVWLDCLDETQRTADATEDRTCQQLAKMFENCLSRAKKTTLHCSSVLVPEKLTRRIAREVLRLASCEPCGLRGSVLYVHLELDKGCKQLERIVYDATVVPTFELTLVFKQDGTAWPSLRDFLFMGTCFAPTFKHALKLSPGFRLVKKKLYSSSAGTVIEEC; encoded by the exons ATGGTTGCTACAAGCACGTTAAAGCCCAAAAGCAGCGAGTGTGTTTCAGAATTGGCGGATAGAAGATATGACCACGGTTGCATTGATGCAG GACTGGACGTCTGGTTAGACTGCTTAGATGAGACCCAGAGGACCGCAGATGCCACTGAGGACAGAACCTGTCAGCAGCTGGCAAAGATGTTTGAAAACTGCCTTTCGCGGGCTAAGAAGACAACGCTACACTGCTCCTCTGTGCTGGTACCAGAGAAGCTAACGCGGAGAATAGCTCGTGAAGTCCTGCGGCTGGCATCTTGCGAGCCCTGCGGACTGCGTGGCTCTGTTCTCTACGTCCACCTGGAGCTGGACAAGGGATGCAAGCAGCTCGAACGCATCGTGTACGATGCCACCGTGGTGCCTACATTTGAGCTGACTCTTGTTTTTAAGCAGGATGGCACCGCCTGGCCCAGCCTGCGGGACTTTCTTTTTATGGGAACCTGCTTTGCGCCGACCTTTAAGCACGCACTTAAACTGAGTCCAGGTTTCCGTCTGGTTAAGAAAAAACTGTACTCCTCCTCGGCAGGTACCGTGATTGAGGAGTGCTGA